The following proteins are co-located in the Pedobacter sp. FW305-3-2-15-E-R2A2 genome:
- a CDS encoding transporter: MKRIIISLMLLCSTTFASFACDICGCGVGSYYLGILPEFNKRFIGLRYQHKSLQTHLGPLGQRTPITADETYQSAELWGGWNIGSRFRILAFVPYNFNKRESQTGNGTKNGLGDIALMGYYKLLDKSGTLGERLLVQSVWIGGGLKVPTGKYEPSERLAIQESPNNFQLGTASTDFTLNAAYDIRYNDLGLNTNVNYKINTENKYHYRYGNKLTANMLAYYKFRLANVVTVAPNAGVLYETADKDVENNKYNVEVSGGYSLSAVVGVEVAMKGLSFGANYQNVRSQDLAGGRAKAGNRVMVHMSLPF; encoded by the coding sequence ATGAAGAGAATAATAATTAGCTTGATGCTGTTGTGCTCCACTACATTTGCCAGCTTTGCCTGCGACATTTGCGGTTGTGGCGTAGGAAGTTATTACCTGGGGATCCTGCCCGAGTTTAATAAAAGATTTATAGGGTTGAGGTATCAGCATAAGAGCTTACAGACTCATCTGGGGCCGTTGGGACAAAGGACGCCGATCACTGCCGATGAAACTTACCAGAGTGCCGAGCTCTGGGGAGGCTGGAACATCGGAAGCCGCTTTCGGATTTTGGCTTTTGTACCTTATAATTTCAATAAAAGAGAAAGTCAGACTGGCAATGGCACTAAAAACGGCCTTGGAGACATTGCACTGATGGGCTATTATAAGCTGCTGGACAAAAGTGGAACCCTTGGAGAACGCCTGCTGGTGCAATCGGTCTGGATTGGAGGAGGGCTAAAAGTGCCCACAGGAAAATATGAACCTTCGGAAAGACTGGCCATTCAGGAATCCCCGAATAACTTCCAGCTGGGGACAGCGAGCACTGATTTTACCCTCAATGCGGCCTATGACATCCGTTACAATGACCTGGGTTTGAATACAAATGTGAACTATAAGATCAATACGGAAAACAAATACCATTACCGTTATGGAAATAAGCTGACGGCAAATATGCTGGCCTATTACAAATTCAGACTCGCAAATGTGGTTACTGTAGCGCCTAATGCAGGTGTTTTATATGAGACCGCCGATAAAGATGTAGAAAATAATAAATACAATGTGGAAGTATCCGGAGGCTATTCCTTATCCGCTGTTGTGGGGGTAGAAGTAGCAATGAAAGGCCTTTCTTTTGGTGCCAATTACCAGAATGTACGTTCCCAGGACCTCGCAGGAGGGAGAGCGAAAGCCGGAAACCGGGTAATGGTACATATGTCTTTACCCTTTTAG
- a CDS encoding sigma-70 family RNA polymerase sigma factor, whose amino-acid sequence MNLSVLTDDELVVLFKDGSERAFREIYTRYWKGVFQVAYKKTHYKELAEELTQNLFVDLWRRRETVNIGSISNYLFGGLKYSIINHYKSQLVRENYQDHLKVLKNDTVENTDYLLMLNELSGALTDGIARLPKKTGEVFKLSRLEHYSVKDISRELNISEKAVEYHITQSLKSMRFHLKDYLFLPLLLSLFL is encoded by the coding sequence ATGAACCTTTCCGTCCTCACAGATGATGAACTGGTCGTTCTTTTTAAAGACGGCAGCGAACGTGCGTTCAGGGAGATTTACACACGGTATTGGAAAGGGGTGTTCCAGGTGGCTTATAAAAAAACACATTATAAGGAGCTTGCTGAAGAACTCACACAAAATCTTTTTGTAGACCTTTGGCGCAGAAGGGAGACTGTAAACATTGGTTCCATCAGTAATTATCTTTTTGGAGGCTTGAAATATAGCATCATTAATCATTATAAATCTCAGCTGGTAAGGGAGAACTATCAGGATCACCTGAAGGTGCTAAAGAATGATACGGTAGAAAACACCGATTACCTGTTGATGCTCAATGAATTGTCTGGTGCCCTGACCGATGGGATCGCCAGGTTACCCAAGAAAACAGGAGAGGTGTTTAAGCTGAGCAGACTCGAACACTATTCTGTAAAGGACATCTCCCGGGAGCTGAACATCTCCGAAAAGGCGGTGGAATACCACATCACCCAATCCCTCAAATCGATGCGTTTTCATTTGAAAGATTACCTCTTTTTGCCCCTCCTTCTCAGCCTGTTTTTATAA
- a CDS encoding FecR domain-containing protein — MSREAFHLLLDRYLQGTCTDEEKRIVEELYGMLDKEDLEEINPREINTMEQKLWDRIHVDISTPETASPVFIKHSRRSSGMWTGIAAAVAGFLLITGYVFFKEETRIPTFLAVQSVQGVKECTNTSGKPEKITFEDGSSVILEKNAVVKYPAHFSRDVREVTLEGAGFFQISKDASRPFMVYSKDVITKVLGTSFMIRTSASGKSTEVSVHTGKVQVSPVSGRLAIVKGILGTDKAIFLTPNQKAVFISDQKVFEKTLVSNPEPVMAELRVTEVKDAFAFNDAPLAEVIAQLKKTYEIDFVVESGALYNNTFTGDLSEQSLYNKLDFLCESIKATYEISGTSIIIKSKK, encoded by the coding sequence ATGAGTAGAGAAGCATTTCATCTTTTATTGGACAGATACCTCCAGGGAACATGTACAGACGAGGAAAAAAGAATCGTTGAAGAACTTTACGGAATGCTTGATAAAGAAGACCTTGAGGAGATTAACCCCAGGGAAATCAATACTATGGAGCAAAAGCTTTGGGACAGGATTCATGTGGACATCTCCACTCCGGAAACAGCAAGCCCTGTTTTCATAAAACACAGCAGGCGATCTTCAGGAATGTGGACTGGTATTGCTGCTGCGGTTGCTGGTTTTCTGCTGATCACCGGTTATGTGTTTTTTAAAGAAGAAACCCGCATTCCAACATTCCTGGCAGTTCAATCTGTACAAGGTGTTAAAGAATGTACCAATACTTCGGGAAAACCCGAGAAAATTACCTTTGAAGATGGCAGCTCTGTCATCCTCGAAAAAAATGCGGTAGTTAAATATCCGGCTCATTTTAGTCGCGATGTCCGGGAAGTGACCTTGGAAGGGGCAGGATTTTTCCAGATCAGTAAAGATGCTTCCAGACCTTTTATGGTCTATAGTAAAGATGTGATCACCAAAGTTCTTGGAACGAGTTTCATGATCAGAACAAGTGCCTCCGGTAAATCAACTGAAGTTTCTGTGCATACGGGGAAAGTTCAGGTTTCTCCGGTTTCCGGCAGACTGGCCATTGTGAAAGGAATCTTAGGTACGGATAAAGCCATTTTCTTAACTCCTAATCAAAAAGCGGTATTCATCAGTGATCAGAAAGTATTTGAAAAAACGCTGGTCAGCAATCCTGAACCGGTAATGGCAGAACTGCGCGTTACCGAGGTTAAAGATGCTTTTGCTTTCAATGATGCGCCATTGGCAGAGGTGATCGCACAGCTTAAAAAGACCTATGAGATCGATTTTGTGGTAGAAAGCGGGGCTTTATACAACAATACGTTTACGGGAGACCTTTCTGAACAGAGCTTATATAACAAACTGGATTTTCTCTGTGAGTCTATTAAAGCGACCTATGAAATCTCGGGAACAAGCATCATCATTAAGAGTAAGAAATAA